The sequence below is a genomic window from Mycobacteroides abscessus ATCC 19977.
CTTGCGTTCGGCCATGGGGAACGCGCCGATCACACCGACCGACGCCAATATGCCGTCCTCCTGGTACAGGCCCAGCAGCAGCGAGCCGATGGCATCGTCACCCGATTTGTGCACTCGGTAGCCCGCGACCACGCAATCGGCGGTTCGCTCCGGCTTGATCTTGAACATCACTCGTTTGTCGGGTTGGTAGGCGATGGCCAACGGTTTGGCGATGAGACCGTCGGTACCGGCGCCCTCGAATTCCTCGAACCAGCGCTGCGCCAGTGCCTGATCTGTGGTGGCGGGGGTCAGATGTATCGAGGTCCCGGCACTCGAGAGCGCTTCCGTCAGCGCGGCACGGCGCTCGCTGAAGGGCCGCCCGGTGTAGTCCTCGTCGCCCAAGGCGAGCAGGTCGAATGCGATGAAGGAGGAGGGTGTCTGCTCGGCCAACAGCCGTACCCGCGAATCCGCCGGGTGGATCCGTTGTTGCAGCGCCTCGAAATCCAGACCCGCCTCGGTGGCGATCACGATCTCACCGTCGACGACACACCGTGGCGGTAGTTCGGCGAGCACCGCCGCTACCAACTCGGGGAAGTACCGGGTCAGTGGCTTCTCATTGCGGCTACCCAGCTCCACCTCGTCGCCGTCGCGAAAGACGATCGACCTGAATCCATCCCACTTGGGTTCGTAGGAGGCGCCGTCAGGGATTTTTGCGACAGGTTTGGCAAGCATTGGCGCGATTGGAGGCATGACGGGCAGGTCCATTCCCATATGATGACGGTAATGCCCACGCCCGCCGAGGAACTGGATGTCGACGGTATCGCCGTCCGGCTGAGTAACCCTGACAAGGTGTATTTCCCCCGGTTGGGAGCCGACGGTGGCACCAAGCGGCACCTTGCGGAGTACTACCGCACCGTCGCTGTCGGTCCGATGCTGCACGCATTACGGGACCGGCCCGCCCATCTGCAGCGCTTTCCCGACGGCATCGACGGCGAAGAGATCTATCAAAAACGGCTGCCGAAGCACTATCCCGATTATCTGGACAGCTGCGAAGTGACCTTTCCCTCGGGTCGTACCGCCGAGGTGCTGCGGGTGACCAAGCCGGCCGCCATCGTGTGGGCGGCACAGATGGGCACCGTGACATTGCATCCCTGGCAGGTCCGCTATCCCGATCTGGATCACCCCGACGAACTGCGCATTGATTTGGATCCGCAACCCGGAACCGGATTCGAGGAGGCCAAGGTGGTCGCGCTCGAGGTGTTGCGCCCGTTGCTCGAGGAGCTGGGACTGGTCGCCTACCCGAAGACTTCCGGTGGTCGCGGTATCCACGTGTATCTGCGTATCGCGGCTCGTTGGGACTTCATCGAGGTGCGAAGGGCCGGCATCGCGCTGGCCCGAGAGGTGGAACGTCGTGCGCCCAAGCAGGTGACGACATCATGGTGGAAGGAAGAGCGGGGCGAGCGTATCTTCATCGACTTCAACCAGAATGCGCGCGATCGCACCATGGCATCGGCATATTCGGTGCGCCGCACGCCCATCGCTACCGTTTCCACACCGGTGACGTGGGAAGAGCTCGTCGACGCCGAACCTGATGATTTCACCATCGCGACCGTGCCGGCACTGCTGCGGAAACGGCCCGACCCCATGGCGGGTATGGACGACGCCCCGCAATCGATCGAGCCGCTGCTGGAGATGGTAGAATAGGACGAGGTGAACGGGCTGGGCGATATGCCCTATCCGCCGAACTACCCGAAGATGCCGGGAGAACCGAAACGCGTTCAGCCTTCCCGGGATACCGATAGGAAGCAGTAGTGACGGTCCGCATTATGTCGTGGCGGACGGCCGGGTTCTGGCTGGCGGCCGGCCTTGTGGCTGTGCTGTTACAGCATTGGCTGATACCGCTGAACGCCCCAAACAGCTTCGGGTTGTTCAGCAACGGTGGTGATCTGATGACCTACCGGTTCGGCGGGCTGCGGGTACTGCACCGTGAACTGTTGTATGCCACAGAAATTCCCGACGCGGGATGGTTCACCTACACACCGTTCGCGGCG
It includes:
- a CDS encoding ATP-dependent DNA ligase, with translation MDLPVMPPIAPMLAKPVAKIPDGASYEPKWDGFRSIVFRDGDEVELGSRNEKPLTRYFPELVAAVLAELPPRCVVDGEIVIATEAGLDFEALQQRIHPADSRVRLLAEQTPSSFIAFDLLALGDEDYTGRPFSERRAALTEALSSAGTSIHLTPATTDQALAQRWFEEFEGAGTDGLIAKPLAIAYQPDKRVMFKIKPERTADCVVAGYRVHKSGDDAIGSLLLGLYQEDGILASVGVIGAFPMAERKRLFQELQPLIIPLENHPWNWAAHEAGERTPQKNAGSRWNAGKDLSFVPLRPERVVEVRYDHMEGVRFRHTAQFNRWRPDRDPRSCTYEQLEQPITFSLNDIVPGLV